Part of the Verrucomicrobiota bacterium genome, GGCGCTTTATCAGATCCGATCCGCGACGGTAATCGGCCGATCGGATTATGCATTAAGCGCCCGGATCAGCCGGGTAGCAACCGACTCCGACGCCGGCCTGAGCGCTTTTTACGGTGCAACGCGCCAGGCGTCGGTGCTCGCCCAGGCCGAGGAACTCACGGTGGCCGAGCAGCCCCTGGACCATCCCCTGTACGGCACGCTCCTCGACCTGGAAGATCTGCGCCCGGACCTCCTGGGTGCAACGATCGTCACCGTGTCCGGCAGCAGCCAGAAGATCTCCGCGAATGCGGGAGTCGCCGGGCTTGAATTCGTTCCCGATGACGGCTCTACGCCCGTTCCGCTGAATCCGGGGAACACCTTCACGTTGATCGACCCTGCACCGCTGCCCTTGAACCTCAACGGATCCGTTCCTTCCTGGAAGGTTTCAACCGCCCCGGTCACGCTCAAGGCAGCAGACGCGAACGGGCGGACCGGCACGCTGCAGGGGACAGGCGGCGCCCGGTTTTCGCTTGGCCAATTCTCCCTGGCGCCTGCCGGCACCGATGATCCGGGAGTCAGCGAGTATGCATTCGTCTCATCGGTAGTCGAACAATCGGTGCCCGGCGCCGGCCGTTCCTACACCCAGATTCGACTGAAGTCGGCGCTGGCTCATTGCTACGATCGTGCCGTCACCGCGGTGAATGCCAACGTGGCCCTGGCCACGCATGGCCGGTCGGTGACCGAGATCCTCGGCAGCGGCAGCGCCGGCACGCCCAACCAGACTTTTACCTTGAAGCAGTCGCCGCTCACGTACGTGCAGGCACCGACGCCGACGGGACGGCAGAGCACGCTGCAGGTGCTGGTGAACGGCGTCGCCTGGTCGGAAGTGCCCGGCCTCTATGGGGCAGGTTCCTCACAGCGGGTTTTCGCCACCCTGACCCAGTCCGACGGCACGACCGATGTCCTCTTCGGCGATGCGGTGGAAGGCGCAACCCTGCCGACGGGCCAGAACAACGTCCAGGCGAATTACCGGATCGGCTCGGGTTCGTCGGGAAACGTCGGGACCAACACGCTGACTACCTTGATCGATCGGCCCCTTGGAGTAAGCGGCGTTTCCAATCCCGAACCTGCCACGGGCGGACAGGATGCGCAGTCGGTTGACGATATTCGTGCCAGCGCACCCCTGACGGTCCTCACGCTGGGGCGAGCGGTGTCGCTCGCGGATTACGAGAACTATGCGAGCACCTTTGCCGGAATTGCCAAGGCGCATGCAGTCTGGATTCCCAGCGGGCCGGGCCAGGGAGTGTTCCTGACCGTGGCCGGAGTCAACGGTGCCGCGCTCCCGCCCGGCAGCCCAACGCTCAGCAACCTGGTCGCATCGCTCCGCAACTATGGCAATCCGCTCACCCCCATTTCGGTCCGGTCTTTTGTGGAAACGCTCTTTGGTTTGTCGGCGGACGTACGTTACGACCCGGCCTTCAATCAACCCGCGGTCCAGGCCCGGATTTTGCAAACGCTGTCGCAAGCGTTCGGGTTTACGAAGCGAAGTTTCGGCCAGGGCGTTTCGACGGATGAGATCTCAAGCGTCATCCAGAATGTTCCCGGCGTCGTCGCGGTCAACGTTAAACAGATCAATGTCGTGGCCAGCAGCACCGCGGGAGATTTGGCCGGCTTGTCCAACGGCTTTTCTATCTCGGCCTGGAATAACTGGATGGCGCAACAACTCACGGTGCCCCGATCCTCGGCGACATCCGCGAGCCGCATCCCGGTCTACCTGCCGGCCGTCACCAACCAATCTTTACCGCTGCCTGCGGAGATTCTGGTCCTGGATCCGGATCCTGCGTCGCTGGTGTTGGGGGTGATGTCATGAGCAGCCAGACGCTCTTTGACCTTCTGCCCGCCGTGTACCGGCTCAGGGACGCCCAACTGGTGCAATCCCGGAACCTGTTGAGCGCGGCTGAAACCGCGCAACTGCGGGCGTTGCAGGCGCCGGCAGGACCATTGTCGACGACTGAACAGGAACAGTTAAACCAGCTCACGGCGAAAGCCGCGCGCGGGCCTCTCCAATCGTTGCTCATGCTGATCGAGGAACAACTCGCGGTGATGGCGTATGACCTCGAGCAGCTTTATGACGATCAATTCATCGAAACCTGTGCCTCGTGGGTTA contains:
- a CDS encoding putative baseplate assembly protein — its product is MTTTGTSGSDCGCCSGASVQTPQPRSNLPGLSSLSYRAGTWASFKESMLARLSSSDYPALAALKTRDDTDFTIACLDAAAVVLDILAFYQERLANESYLRTAGQLRSLTELSRLIGYHPSPGVSASTYLAFTLKAAPGQAPDPSASAITIPKGTQVQSVPAQGQSPQSFETSADIPAKPDWNALPVQATRPWQPHLGDVAVYLQGTSTQLHPGDLILIVGDERLQATENNNWDVRVVTTVSPDPANHRTYVTWREGLGYAPGRIEPAQKHPRFYAFRQRASLFGYNALNPLMLAKDTVGILRSTPGAIEAGPNPPVPHSGAAGAGYKVGDLVTVTGGGGTGILQVQSVNSTTGAVTGTLAVNQPGSGYTTTTGVPTSGGSGTGLQVDVVASSLLNRSNADWNFTPPGGQLVDLDAAYSKLAPGGWIVLNVPDRPAAGSPSGLLALYQIRSATVIGRSDYALSARISRVATDSDAGLSAFYGATRQASVLAQAEELTVAEQPLDHPLYGTLLDLEDLRPDLLGATIVTVSGSSQKISANAGVAGLEFVPDDGSTPVPLNPGNTFTLIDPAPLPLNLNGSVPSWKVSTAPVTLKAADANGRTGTLQGTGGARFSLGQFSLAPAGTDDPGVSEYAFVSSVVEQSVPGAGRSYTQIRLKSALAHCYDRAVTAVNANVALATHGRSVTEILGSGSAGTPNQTFTLKQSPLTYVQAPTPTGRQSTLQVLVNGVAWSEVPGLYGAGSSQRVFATLTQSDGTTDVLFGDAVEGATLPTGQNNVQANYRIGSGSSGNVGTNTLTTLIDRPLGVSGVSNPEPATGGQDAQSVDDIRASAPLTVLTLGRAVSLADYENYASTFAGIAKAHAVWIPSGPGQGVFLTVAGVNGAALPPGSPTLSNLVASLRNYGNPLTPISVRSFVETLFGLSADVRYDPAFNQPAVQARILQTLSQAFGFTKRSFGQGVSTDEISSVIQNVPGVVAVNVKQINVVASSTAGDLAGLSNGFSISAWNNWMAQQLTVPRSSATSASRIPVYLPAVTNQSLPLPAEILVLDPDPASLVLGVMS